The window ATTTTCATTCTcctggagttatatatatatatatatatatatatatgtatatgtatatatatatatatattatatatatatatattattatatatatatatatatatatatttgtatttaggtactattttgtgtgtattccactgatgaaggagagtatttcttatgcaaagtcagaaatccgggatctgaaTTGTccaataattttttgctagtttattttgtctctttggtggtggtggtggtggtggggtggagggGGGATAGTGAGGTGGTGGTGCTTAACCCGAATTGAGTCCTGTTCAAGTAGGCCTGTGATCTAAGACGTTCCAGAACTGTCGCCACTTTCATTCTCCTGGAGTTATTTATAAAAAAGCAGgtaacacttgtatgtatgttatatgtatgtgtgtatgttatgtatgtacgtctgtatgtatgtatgtgtatgtatgtatgtatgtatgttgtatgtatgtatgtatgtatgttttatgtagtatgatgtatgtatgtatgtattgtagtatgtgtgtgtatgtatgttgtatgtatgtattgtgttatgtatgtatgttgtatgtatgtatgttgtatgtgtatgtttgtatgtatgtatgtatttatgtatctatttgtgtgtgtgtgcatctggtaAGAGATTTTAGCAGAGGCAGCTctccatcttatatatgtatacatacgcatatatatatatttatacatatatggatatatacatgtatatacatatatagatatatgtttatattatatatataggcgcaggagtggtgtgtggtatgtagcttgctaaccactgcgtggcatcttgagcaagtgtcttctgctatagccccgggccgaccaatgccttgtgagtggatttggtagacggaaactgaaagaagcctgtcgtatatatgtatatatatatatgtgtgtgtgtgtgattgtctgtgtttgtcccctagcattgcttgacaaccgatgctggtgtgtttacgtccccgtcacttagcggttcggcaaaaaagaccgatagaataagtactgggcttacaaagaataagccccggggtcgatttgctcgactaaaggcggtgctccagcatggccgcagtcaaatgactgaaacaagtaaaagagtaaaagagtaaaagagaatatatagtaaagtttgccaacagaatgtggcggtcctataaaggacgatgtTTACTGTTGTTTAAGCCTCAGAAAAACATATTTTCGACACCCAATCTGTGTCTGTATAGTGTTTGCAAGGGaagtcatcgctcccatctccaGCCTTATGTGATACTCACAGACCATGGTTTGTGGTTGGTTACAGTCTTCGGTGTGAGACAATCACTGGCTGTTGATGAAATCTTTctctatagatacacacacacacacacacacacacatacacacacacacacacacatatatatatatatatattgtatgtatgtatgtatgtatatatatatatatatatatatatataaatatatatatacatgcatatatatatgcacatatatatccataattcAAAAGTATAAATACACTAAGTACATAGGTAAAACATATACACtcgtgtatacacgcacacacacacacacacatatatatggataaatagatagatacatagatgcacgcacacacacacgcacatacatattattatagacacacatataaatacattgatccatatacatgtatatataattgcatgtgtatatatatatgtgtgtgtgctagtatatatatatatatatatatgggtggggtaGATGATAGGAACCTGATTCATAATTTTATTAGGCGTCAAAATAGACCTCTATTGTTCAATATTTCTAACACTTAGTGgaaatgcatttttatatattaaattctaaTGGTTTTCCCGAAACATTAAATCCTGAACTAATCCATAAAATAAATGggatttttttactttgttttacgTTTTGGCTTTAGAAATAGAGTTTTCTTCGGAATATAAATTGCATTTCTAATTTTGTTTCCATAGTAGATTTATTTTTGAAGTATATTTCCTGTAATAGgtgtttaattttttcctttttccgttcaaattacattttttctttctaagCAATATTGATGATATTTAAGCTAAATTTTCGGAATATACTGTCTCGGATAAATAGTTATAAATTGTTTAATGCTACCATATTTAATGTAGGGATTAGTTGAgagttaactagaaaattaatGAGGTGAGACATGTAAacagttaagttagtgttaacatatttaatgaaaGGTGTATTAAAAagttaactagaaataattatgtagtaAGACGAGATATTGTTAATAAATTTAATgttagtgttaatatatttaaagtggaggcgcaatggcccagtggttagggcagcggactcgcggtcgtaggatcgcggtttcgattcccagaccgggcgttgtgagtgtttattgagcgaaaacacctaaaagctccacgaggctccggcaggggatggtggtgatccctgctgtactctttcaccacaactttctatcactcttacttcctgtttctgttgtacctgtatttcaaagggccggccttgttactctctgtgtcacgctgaatatccccgagaactacgttaagggtactacacgtgtctgtggagtgctcagccacttacacgttaatttcacgagcaggctgttccgttgattcggatcaaccggaaccctcgtcgtcgtaaccgacggagtgcttccacaatataTTTAAAGGTGGCGTTGACGTATTTTATAGTAGGTTTATAAGGAAATGTCTTTATGGATAATTAAAGACGGTACGAGTTGCATAAGGGCTGAAACTATTTCTGCTGTACCTTCTTTTTTCCCCACGAAATCCTGCTATAATAatactctggtgtgtgtgtgtgtgtgtggtgtgtgtgtgcaatggaagtaggatggtgaacattcaacgctgaaaggaaaaatcaaacagcgtttcaactctgtgtgagtatgtgtgtgtgtatgtaaaagggaggtatgtcaaagtgtgtgtgtgtgtgtgtgtgcaagggaaGTGGGATATGGTGAACaatcaacgctgaaaagaaaaatcaaacagcgtttcaactctgtgtgagtatatgtgtgtgtatgtaaaagggaggtatgggaatgtgtgtgtgtatgtaactctgtgtgggtatatgtgtgtatatgtaaaagggaggtatgggaatatgtgtgtgtgtgcaatgggaGTGGGATGGCGAACATTCAAcgcagaaaagaaaaatcaaacagcgtttcaactctgtgtgagtatatctgtgtatgtgcgtgcgtgtacaagggaaatgtgtgaatgtatgcgtgaaccaccgttctttcagtaacaaacgatgattgAATTCGCATTTCAAAAGACAACCGCTAGATAACATTGATAGTGTATTAATTTGagttaccatccatatttatatataaaatactacaattagccgtcatttttgaagGCACGGCGCCAGCCATTATCGTATATAATGGCAAATCTATCGAAACGTATGTTCTACAAATGTAATCTATTCATGCATTCattttgaaagaaacaaaatatggaCATGGAATAAAAAATGTGACTCTAAGAATCATATCAGGGCAAAATACGTTAACATATCATGGCGAGCTATatgattacaaaaatatattcactgttatgtatgtaagtggaggcgcaatggcccagtggttagggcagcggactcgcgatcgtagcatcgcggtttcgattcccagagcggacgttgtgagtgtttattgagcgaaaacacctaaagctccacgaggctccgcaggggatggtggtgatccctgctgtactctttcaccacaactttctctcactcttacttcctgtttctgttgtacctgtatttcaaagggccggccttgtcactctctgtgtcacgctgaatatccccgagaactacgttaagggtacacgtgtctgtggagtgctcagccacttacacgttaatttcacgagcagactgttccgttgatcggatcaatcggaaccctcgtcgtcgtaaccgacggagtgcttccaataatGTATGTAAGTTTGCATAGAtgcgtgaaggcacatggctcagtggttagagcgtcgagcttacgatcgtgaggttgtgagttcgaatcccggaccgggctgcgtgttgtgttcttgagcaagacacgttgctccagtccactccgttgtagaaatgagtcgcgacgtcacaggtgccaagctgtatcggcctttgcctttccattggataacactggtggcatggagaggggaggccggtatgtatgtgcgactgctggtcttccataaaacaaccttgccggacttgtgtctaggagggtaactttctaggtgcaatcccaaggtcagttatgaccgaaggggtctcaggggtacgtttacacacacacacacacataaaaacatagctatatatgcagatgcatgatttatgtatatactcttactctttactcttttacttgtttcagtcatttgactgcggccatgctggagcaccgcctttagtcaagcaaatcgaccccgggacttattcttgtaagcccagtacttattctatcggtctcttttttgccgaaccgctaagtgacggggacgtaacacaccagcatcggttgtcaagcaatgctagggggacaaacacagacacacaaacacaccacacatatatatatacatatatacgacatgcttctttcagtttccgtctaccaaatccactccaggcattggtcggcccggggctatagcagaagacacttgtccaagatgccacgcagtgggactgaacccagaaccatgtggttggttagcaagctacttaccacgcagccactcctgcgcctatatatatgtatttgttagtgtgtatgagtgtgtgtagtgttatgtttgttccttctcgagccacgcctggttcataagtgctggtttcccggtttccttagcgtataggttccccatctggacgggacaccggtccgtcgcaggtgagctgcaagatgcaggaggaaagagggagagaaagttatggcgaaagagtcagcagaagtttgccattaccttctgccggagccgcgtgaagctcaggtgtttcgctcataaacacacacacatcacccggtctgagattcgaaaccgcgatccctcgaccgcgagtccgctgctctaactactaggccatgtgttatgtgtacgtacgaatgtatgtatgcgaatgtaggaatctaaatgtatatatgtaagtatatgcatatacgtggaggcgcaatggtcttgtggttagggcagcggactcgcggttgtaggattgcggtttcgattctcagaccgggcgttgtgagtgtttattgagcgaaaagaacctaaagctccacgaggctccggcaggggatggtggctatccctgctgtactctttcgccacaactttctttcactctttcttctgttggcctgctcgcttagccagcggggtggcgtcatttgaaggctaaaacaatgcgaagcgcattgtgaccagggatgtgtagcaacatctgatagcctggtcggtcacggtgatcacggtgatatgcatatacacacacacacatattgaacaTATATTTGCGTATtttttgattgattctagtttcagcacatgagctgtggccatgctggggcaccgccattttgtctgtgtatgtctgtgtatgtctgtgtatgcgtacatAACCTAagaattttaaatcatttattaaatacgcgaataaataaaagttataaaaagaaattatgataaatccCTGACGAGAATACAACATTGAAATATTAAACAATGCGTCTGCAAACTAAgatgttatttttattgaaaacagGTGGAACTGATTGATATCGCTACACAGATTGCTTGTGGGATGAACTATCTATCTtcacagcatttcgtccatcgagATTTGGCAACGCGGAACTGTCTTGTGGGCGAAAGCCTCACCGTGAAGATATCCGATTTCGGAATGTCAAGGGATATTTATACGTGTGACTACTATCGGGTAAGTTAGCTTATAACATCTTATTAGCTCTTTCGTCAATAGAAAAATTATTCCATTGAAAGAAATGTTGATAAGTCATTGGTAGATATTAGAGACGTTCTGTgtctggtactccgtcggttacgacgaagagggttccagctgatccgatcaacggaacagcctgctcgtgaagtgaAAGTTAAAGTAGGTGAACACTCCAGGCCCTACCTGGagcatatcttttcaagtacctAATTCTATCTGATCcttattttaatatgtatatatatatatatatatatatatatataatatatatatataaaggaatgaagaaaatgctgacaaaataatttaagtaagggagagtgtatttaattaggtgaaagttctttttaccggttgcgctttgttatgcttatcataagatatttttttaagagagatagagttcctctctgatagatttttttctcgtataaatatatatatatatatatatatatatatatatatatatatatatatgatatctctcGTCTTGTCATCCAGATTGGCGGTTCACGGATGCTTCCGGTACGTTGGATGGCTCCAGAGAGTGTGAAATACGGACGTTTCACATCCGAATCCGATGTCTGGTCCTATGGAGTGGTGCTGTGGGAGATATTTAGTTATGGAAAGCAACCTTACTTTGGACATTCCAATGAAGAGGTaagaacatatatgtgtacaactatctctttttttctctctcactctttctttctctcttcctctttctttctctctccctctgtctttctctatttctttctctccctctctctctctctctctgtcactgtctctgtctctcttcctgtctgtctgtctgtctctctctctatctccctccctgtcactgtctctgtctctctttcactctttctctctctctttttctgtctgtctatctgtctctctctttctttctctccctctctctttctctatttctcccactctctctctctgtcactgtctctgtctctcttcctgtctgtctgtctccctctctctcaatctctccctccctgtcactgactctgtctttctttcactctttctctctctctctctttttctgtctgtctatctgtctcgctctttctttctctctctctctctttctctatttctccctctctctctctctgtcactgtctctgtctctcttcctgtctgtctctctctctctatctctccctccctgtcactgtctttctttcactctttctctctctctttttctctctgtctatctgtctctctctttctttctccctctttctctatttctccctctctctctcttctctctctctctctctctctgtcactgtctctgtcacttagcggtccggcaaaaagagaccgatagaataagtactgggcttacaaagattaagtcctggggtcgatttgctcgactaaaggtggtgctccagcatggccgcagtcaaatgactgaaacaagtaaagagtaaagagtaaagagtaaagagtatatatatagtaatatatatatatatatatatatatatatatatatatattatatatatatatactttgatactttgataggttacggtcattattggcccaggccatgtctaacttaatagcaccacctggtgcaaGGGTGAGCCTCCAGCCAGGCATTTTGCTATACACTTAAggccaggatcttttcagcacaccctcgcatgtgtatgtatatgtgtatatttttgtttgtaatactttgaatgcaaatatatatatatatataaaacgtgagTGCGTCTGTGTCTCAAACACACGTAAATGATTAGTTGAAAATACCTGAAAATTAATTAGGACAACGATATCCTGTTATTGTTGCGATATAAGTGAAGAATGCCAATATTTGGGATGCAGCTATCAATTCAGACTGAATATTTCAAAACTAACCGACCAGACATAATCATTAATGACATGAGAAGCAAACATAACATCAGTATATTAAACTACAAGATGTGTCTTTATTACTCGAAAGAACTCTATTTTGCTAAAAGtgcaaacatatgtaaatataatatattatatatatacacacacatatatatatatatatatatagatatatatatatatatatatatatatatatatatatatatatatatatatatatatatatatatacacgcgcatacacacatacacgcacaccagtACGAGGAAGTGAaccgaaaataaaataattgtttttaattttcgttTGGTTGAGAGTTCTATGAGCAAAATTAAAACTAGTGCCAAATAGGACGAAGAAGACGGCTCAAGCCAATGCGGGAATTTTTGCGAGGCAATACGGTAGCTCTATGTGGATACACGGCtaactagatatagcagccaaatgctCCACGTATATACTCGGTACTATCTTAGCCTTTCGTCTGACtaaagtatttttataattttttcttaaacCCGATTGGCATTTGGATATATCATGGAAGAAAACGCTCTGAGGCCCTCGACAGCAGACAGGTTGTGGACTGCTTTTACAGAAATAACAGGAGCAAGAGAAATCGAGACCTCTGGGAAatgaaatgacaataataatgataataataataataataataataataataataataataataataataataataaataataatagtagtaataataatgacgatgatgatgatgataatagtaataataatgatgatgataataataataataatagtaataataatgacgatgatgatgatgataatagtaataataatgatgatgataataataataataataataataataataataataataatagtaataataatgatgatgatgataatagtaataataatgatgatgataataataataataataataataataataataatagtaataataatgacgatgatgatgatgataatagtaataataatgatgatgataataataataataataataataataataataataataataataataatagtaataataatgacgatgatgatgatgataatagtaataataatgatgatgataataataataataataataataataataataataataataataataatagtaataataatgatgatgatgataatagtaataataatgatgatgataataataataataataataataataataataattataataataataataataataataatagtaataataatacgataatgataatgataatagtaataataatgaatgatgattgataataataataaataataataataataatataataatataataataatagtaataataatgacgatgatgatgatgataatagtaataataatgatgatgataataataataataataataataacaatacctgttgtcataggtgccctgagaatgatagcaaaagggactgattgctacctaactcagataccaggaaaccccaaaatggcagaaattcaaaagatagtgctcatgggaactgctcatatcctacgcaaaatactctctatgtaatcccaaggtttaaaacaaactttttttaaaattttaattgttatttttttttttttttttaattttatttatttatttatttttatgtattaaacattcactagtacaacaccaaaaaaaaaagaaaaaaaaagaaaaaacccaaatatatggcacagaacttccaaccctgttgtctcttgaggtctctgggtgagacttggagccaacttgtacagacataaaccaaaagtcaaacatagaataataataataataataatagtaataataataataataatgataatgataataataataataatagtaataataataataataataataataataataataatgtaataataataataataataataatgtaataataataattaataataataataataataataataattataatataaaataataataatataatataataataataataataataataataataatgataataataataataatgtaataataataataataataataataatataataataataataataataataatgtaataataataatagtaataataataataataataa of the Octopus sinensis unplaced genomic scaffold, ASM634580v1 Contig18168, whole genome shotgun sequence genome contains:
- the LOC115231313 gene encoding BDNF/NT-3 growth factors receptor-like, giving the protein LKNDVSNKVKEDFEREVEITSSFDHDNILKLLGIIIHDIRETPYMVFEYMTHGDLAQVLRKNDPHVKIGETSVKLTKVELIDIATQIACGMNYLSSQHFVHRDLATRNCLVGESLTVKISDFGMSRDIYTCDYYRIGGSRMLPVRWMAPESVKYGRFTSESDVWSYGVVLWEIFSYGKQPYFGHSNEE